GGGGTATCCAAGTTGGCATCGCGTTCAAAATCCAATACCGGGGCTACATGAAACTGTCCCAGGCTATGTTTTACCGCAGCGCGTAAGGTAGCGTAAAGTGTATGCTCATCATCGAACTTCACTTCTGTTTTTGTGGGATGGATATTGATATCGATCGATCTGGGGTTGACCTCCATTTTTAGGAAATAACCCGGGTAGGTGTCGTTCTTTAGCAAGCCCTCAAAAGCCGAAACCACAGCATGATGGAGGTAGGGACTTTTAATGAATCTATCATTGGCAAAAAAGAATTGCTCCCCCCTGCTCTTTTTGGCAAATTGGGGCTTACAGATAAAGCCTGAAATTTTGACCACTTCCGTCTCCTCCGTCACTGGGACCAATCGTTCCTTGGTCTTGTTCCCAAATATGTGTACAATACGTTGCCTAAAATTCTCAGTAGGTAAATTAAAGTATTCCGAACCATTGTTGAACAATTGAAATGCCACATCTGGATGTACTAAGGCAATTCTTTGAAATTCATCAATGATATGGCGCAGTTCCACTTGATCGGATTTAAGGAAATTACGCCTGGCAGGTATATTGAAGAATAGGTTCTTTACCGCTATGGACGTTCCTTTGGCGGTAGCCGTTACCTCCTGCGAAACTACCGTGCTTCCTTCTATCTTGAGAAGTGTGCCCACATCTTCATTTTCCGTCCTTGTATGCAAATCCACATGGGCTATTGCCGCAATGGAGGCCAACGCCTCCCCCCTAAAGCCTTTGGTGTGCAAATTGAACAGGTCATCAGCTGAAGAAATCTTTGAGGTCGCATGTCTCTCAAAAGACAAACGGGCATCCGTAGGGCTCATGCCCACACCATTATCCACTACTTGAATGAGGGTCTTGCCCCCATCCTTAACGATAAGTTTGATCTCTTTGGCCCCGGCATCAATGGAATTTTCCAATAACTCCTTTACCACGGAGGACGGACGTTGCACCACTTCCCCCGCTGCGATTTGGTTGGCCACATGGTCGGGCAATAGTTTAATGATGTCTGCCATTAAGAGCCAAAGAATATGGACAAATCAAAATCTATGATATAAAGAAATACCAAAATTAAAACAGCAAGAATAATGATAAAACGCATTCTCATATGCCTGTCACCTTCATTTCTCAAATCATTAAAAGCGTTTGAGAACTTGTTTTTTAAACCTCTTTGGTGATGTGCCGTTGTTCTGAATTTGTCAAGTTTATGTTCAATTTTATAGGGACTTCCCTCGCCTTTGTAATAACGGGGCTTATAATCAAACTCACGATTTTTCCTAAGCCTTAAAAAATTACGCATAATCCCCTTTTTCCTTAAAATCAAAGGTACTTAAAAAGACTGCAAGCCTTAAAGGGCGGTTCACAAAAAATGTTAACAGGAAAGGAGGTCCGGTGATTGATGGTTACCATTACCAACGGATTGGCCTTTACCGTTTTACAAACCACCAAAATGGCATAAAAGTCACCCCAAATTTGCCATTTTAATGGCTGCGATAGCCGCTTCTATCCCCTTATTGCCATGTTTTCCCCCACTTCGATCTTTTGCCTGTTGTAGTGTATCGTCCGTAAGTACACAGAAAATAACGGGAACTTCGGTTTGAACGTTCAAATCCATAATCCCATTTGCGGTAGCGGTACATACGTAATCAAAATGACTGGTTTCCCCCCTAATTACACTACCAATGGCGATAACGGCATCCACGTTTTTGGTGGCCACCATTTTTTTACATCCAAAAGCAAGCTCAAAACTACCGGGAACGTTCCAACGAATAAGGTTTTTAGGTTCCACTCCACAATCCAGAAGGGCATCCTGGGCCCCCTTAAAAAGATTTTCCGTAATGCCATGGTTCCACTCGGAAACCACCAGCCCAATTCTTAGCCCGGAAGCATTCGGAATGTTTGATTTATCGTAATGGGAAAGATTTTTTGTTTCGGTGGCCATGCCCTTAATTTTCGGCAAACCCGATTACAGCATCAATATTATTGGCTTCGGCAGCGCCCGTAAATTCCTCTTTAATTCGATTAAAATATTCCAGGGCTTTGTCATTATAGCCTAAGTCCAAAGCGGCAACCCCCGCTTTGTACAAAAATTTGGGGGCCGTGAATTCATTTTCCCCGGCCGCGCCAATAGCCTTTTCGTAATAATCCAATGCATCTTCCGGTTGCTTCAATTGTGAAAATGCATCCCCTATGCCACCCAGGGCCAAGGATTTGTAAACTTCGTCATCCGATGAAAAATCCTCCAGAAATGAAATGGCTTCCTGATATTGTTGCAGATTCAAGTAGGCCATTCCTGCAGAATACTTTGCCAAATTGGAAGTTGGGGTCCCACTGTACTCATCAATGATATCCAAAAATCCAAACTTACCCTCCGAACCATTTAATGCAAGTACCAACAAAGAGTCTTTTTGTTCGTCATTGGTCAAAGCCTGATTGAAATTTTGCATTGGATAGGAAAACTCGTTCGCAGCATTGGTATCCCTGGGTTCCACCACAAATTGGTTGTACGCCAAATACCCTAAAACTCCAACAGCCACGGCAATTATCGCGCCCAGAATGAAATTTTGGTTCTTGGAGAACCAGGCCTCGGTCTTGGAAGCACCTTGATCCAAGGTGGTGAATACCTCTGCGGTGGTACTGCTATCAACTTCTGCCTTAGCCTCTTCAGCCTTGTTCTTAGGTTTATATCCACGCTTCTTATAAGTGGCCATGCTTTAATTTTTAATCGCGCAAAAGTAATCGATTTCATTCAAAAACGAAAGGTAAATTATTCGTTATTTTTGGTGGCCCTGGAATGTCCACCAATACAGTATTCGTTACAAGCAGATCAAAACAGATGCACTTAAAACGTTTATCATTAGTCAATTACAAGAGTTTTGAGTCAAAAACCCTGGAGTTTAACCCTGTCATCAATTGTTTGGTAGGGGAAAACGGGGTGGGCAAAACCAATATCCTGGATGCCATTTACCACCTCTCTTTTGGGAAGAGTTACTTCAATCCTGTTTCCACACAGAATATTAAGCATGGAACGGACTTCTTTGTCATTGAGGGGGAGTTTGAAAAAGAGGACAAAAACGAAAAAATAGTCTGTAGTTTTAAAAAAGGTCTAAAAAAAGTCATTAAGCGCAATGGAAAGGCCTATGGGCGATTTTCCAATCACATTGGTTTTTTACCCTTGGTGATCATCTCACCTGCGGATCGGGATTTAATAATTGAAGGAAGCGATACCAGAAGAAAGTTTATTGATGGGGTTATCTCACAATCGGACAAGGACTATTTACAGACCTTGATTGAATATAACAAAGTCCTTGCCCAAAGGAATTCATTGTTAAAATATTTTGTGGCCAATACTACGTTCAGTGGGGACACCCTCTCCATTTACAATCAACAACTGCATGAAAAGGGCAGCATTATCCATCGCAAACGCCAGCAGTTTTTGGAGGATTTTATCCCTATCTTCAAAGAACAGTACCAAAACATTTCCGAAAAAGAGGAGTACATTAACTTAAAATATGACTCCAAACTATCAGAAAACACCTTAATGGAACTATTGGAAACAGCCTTGGAAAAGGACCGTATTCTTCAGTATACCAGCGTTGGTATCCATAAGGACGATCTGGATTTTTCAATAGCCGGCCACCCTATTAAAAAGTTCGGAAGTCAAGGCCAGCAAAAGTCTTTTCTCATTGCACTAAAATTGGCCCAATTCCACTTCATAAAAGCACAGTCCAAGACTACCCCAATCCTCTTAATGGATGATATTTTTGATAAGCTCGATGAAAGAAGGGTATCCCATATCGTCTCTTTGGTGGAAAAAGAACATTTTGGGCAGTTGTTCATTAGCGATACCCATGTGGACCGGACGGAAAAAGTGGTAAAAAGTATCCATCAAGATTATAAAATATTTACTTTGTAAAATGCGTACAGGATTCTTTTGCTTGGCAGTCTTATTCTTGATCGGTTGTAAAAAAAACATTGAAAAAGAAAACCTTCGGGAACTGAACGGCTATTGGGAAATAACCGAAGTGGAATTTCCCAACGGACAAAAAAAGACCTATACCATAAGTACGACCATTGATTTTATCGCTTTTGAAAATATGTCCGGATACCGGAAAAAGGTACAGCCAAAACTGGATGGTACCTATCAAACTTCGGACGATGCCGAACGCTTTGAAATTTCGGAAAGGGACGATGCTTTCTACTTAACCTATAGTAATGGAATGGAACAATGGGAAGAAAAGTTGATTTCCCTTTCGGAAAATTCCTTTTCGGTCCAAAATCAGGACAAAAAAATCTATCGGTATACAAAATACAAACCTTTAAACCTCGGTCCTGATGCCAAAACGCCAAAATGAACATCTAAAACTGGGCGAAGCACTGCGCGAGTTCATCAAGGAAAACAAGTTGCAAAAAGGCATGGACAAGGTAGATGCCCGAGAAGCCTGGAACCGTTTAATGGGTAATGGGGTCAACAACTATACCCAAAGCGTGGAGTTGAAAGGCGATACACTTTATGTCTCACTGACCTCCTCGGTGCTTCGGGAAGAACTCTCCTACGGTAAAGGTAAAATCATTGATATGCTGAATGAAGAACTGGGGAAGGAATTGATAAAAAAGCTCATTTTAAGATAAAAAAAGCCATCCTTATCTGGATGGCCTGTCTTTTTCGTTCACGTTGCCCATTAAAAAATTTCCCTACCGGAAAAATGGAAAGCCCCTTCTATGGAAGCGTTTTCATCACTATCGGAACCATGCACGGCATTTTCGGCAACATTGGAAGCATATAATTTACGAATGGTTCCCTCGGCAGCTTGTTCTGGGTTGGTGGCACCGATCAATGCCCGAAAGTCTTCAACAGCATTATCCTTTTCCAAAATAGCGGCAACAATAGGTCCCCTCGTCATAAAATCCACCAATTCCCCAAAGAACGGTCGTTCCTTATGTATCGAATAAAAGGTCTCTGCATCCCTCCTACTCAATTGTGTGTATTTCATGGCGACGATCTTAAACCCAGCACCACTGATTTTCTCCAAAATGGCACCTATATAACCCTTCTCCACGGCATCGGGTTTAATCATGGTAAACGTCCTGTTTCCTATCATTCTTAAAAATTTTTGGCAAAAATAACCCTTTTCGGATAAGGGACAAACCTTAGTAAGGTTGTTTTAATTCCCGATATACCTCTCCATTTTCCCCCATAATTTTAAAGTGGGCCACTTTAGCCCTTAAGTCGATCTCAACCCATCCAAAGCTGGTGGTAGCTACCGCTTCACCCACACGATACGGATTGGGTTCCCCTTTGTAGGAGTCATAGGAATGTGTTAATCCACTGCTGGTAAAATCCAATATGGGGTAAGAAAGGCGCTCGGATTCCATTTTGGAAAATTCGGATATATGCCGATCGCCCGACAGGAAAATAACTCCTTTTGCTCCTGATTTTTTAATGATATCCAACATTTTATCTACTTCATGAGGATGATTGGCCCATTTCTCAAAACCATGTTCATTGGATAAAAATTGGATACTGGTCACAATAAAATTGAAATCGGCCCTGGAGTTTGAAAGTTCTTTTTCCAACCATTTCCATTGTTCAGCCCCTAAAATGGTCCCTTCGCCATACGTATTCGGTAAATAACGCGCTCCTTCGCCCTTGTTATCGGTCAACGGAGTTCTGAAAAAGCGCGTATCCAGATTTATGATTTTCACTGCTCCTTCCGGTTTGGAAATCAGTTCAGCCGAATAAACCCCATCCCGATTTCTCCTGGGGTCATCCTTACCTACTTCCATGAAGTCAAGAAACAGTTGTTGGCTTTCCTTTTTTTTGGGGAATTCCACACCCCCATCGTTCACTCCATAGTCATGGTCGTCCCAAGTTCCGGTAATATGGACTTTTTCATCCAATGCAGCATATTCAGGAATGGCCTTTTGTTGTTGGTACATCCGTTCCATTTGGGCCATATCCTCAGTATCCGCATAAATGTTGTCCCCTCCCCAAATAAAGACATCAGGGTTTGCCAACAGAATATCGTCCCAAAATACATTCTGTTTATCATGCTTATTGCACGAACCAAATGCAATGAGCACCTTGGAATCGCTGTCTTCAAGCTTAGGTGTGGCCACTTGGTCCGTAATGCTTTTTTCTTGGGACTTACAACCTATTAATAGGATTGGAATCAATGTGATCAATGAAATTTTTTTCATAAAAAGGGCTTCAGGTTAAGCCTCAAATTTAAGCCACTATAAATTACGCCAATGTTATATTATCGTATATTTGCGCGCATGAATTCAGCAGACGTAGCCAAGGTATGGGAACTGCTCTCGCAATCCAACAATATCCTCATTGTACCCCATAAAAATCCTGATGGCGACGCTATTGGTTCCACTTTGGGACTGTTGCATTTTTTAAAATTGTTGGAAAAAACCGCTCAGGTGATCGTGCCAAATGACTATCCCAAATTCCTGAAATGGATGCCCGGTACGGATGGCATCCTGAATTTTGAAAGGCATAATACCCAAGCCCAGGAATATTTGGCCAAAACGGACTTGATTTTCACCTTGGATTTCAATCACCTTTCCCGAACAGGGCAGATGGAGCAATTCTTGGAAGCGTCCAACGCAAAATTTATAATGATCGATCACCACCAACAACCTGATGACTATGCAGTGGTAACCTATTCCGATGTATACATGAGTTCAACCTGTGAAATGGTGTACAATACCATTGAAGCATTTGGGGAAAGCGATAGGATAACACCGGAAATTGCCACCTGTTTGTACACGGGAATCATGACGGATACCGGCTCCTTTAAGTTCTCTTCCACGACCAGCAGGACACACAGGGTGGTTGCCGAATTGATAGACAAGGGTGCACAAAATATGTGGATCCATCAACAGGTTTTTGACACCAATTCACCTGCCAGGCTCCATTTACTGGGTACGGCACTCAAAAACCTGATTATCCTAAATTCGTATCGAACGGCCTATATAACGCTATCACAGGAAGAACTGGACAGACACCAATACGGAAAAGGGGATACCGAAGGGTTTGTGAATTATGGCCTGACCCTTGAAAATATCATCTTCGCCGCCATTTTTATTGAAAACAAGGAAGAAGGGATCATCAAGATTTCGTTCCGTTCCGTGGGCAATTTTTCCGTAAACGAATTTGCAAGGGCCCATTTTAACGGAGGTGGACATACCAATGCTGCCGGCGGACGAAGTACCAGCTCCATGGAAGAAACAGTACAAAGGTTCGAAACACTTTTAAGGGAGTACAAAAACCAATTGCTGGCATGAAAAGAATAGGCTTTTTTCTACTCCCCGTTGTATTGCTTTTGGCCTGTGGCGAGCCTGTACCAAGAAAACCAGTCCAGGTAAAATCCGGAAGTTTTTTTAAGGAATCCGTGGCACGCAGCAAGAAGGTTTTGGAAATGGAGACCGAAGCCATCCAAAACCTTATCAAAAAAGACAGTTCCAATACCTATTTTTCAAGTAATAGCGGATTTTGGTATCGTTATGAACAAAAAAAGGATAGTGCTGGTTATTTACCAAAGACCAATGATATTGTCCTGCTTACCTATAGTGCAATGTCCCTGGCGGGAGATACCATTTACCACATGGATGATATTGGTCTTGTGGAACATGCTGTGGATAAATCACAACTGTTCCCTGGACTGCGAAATGCGGTAAAATTGCTGCACAAGGGGGAAAGGGCAACTTTCTTATTTCCTTCTAGCCAAGCTTTTGGCTATAAAGGCGACAATGATGGAATTGGTCCCAACACCCCAATAAAACTAAGTTTAACACTGCTGGAAATCAAAAAGGACAGTAGCAACATAAAATAGTGATCAATGAAGAAAATACTATTCGGGTTAAGTGCCCTAGCATTAATTCTAACCGGTTGTAAAACGGGAAAATATGCCGATTTGGGTGATGGTATCTTTGCCGATATCCAAACCACCAAAGGTGATATTATCGTAAAACTATATCACGAGGCCACCCCGGTTACCGTTGCCAATTTTGTTTCCCTGGCGGAGGGAAACAGTCCTTTTGTAGATGAAAAGTTTAAGGACAAGAACTATTATGACGGCCTTATTTTTCATCGGGTGATCAAGGATTTTATGTTACAGGGTGGAGATCCCGAAGGTACCGGTAGGGGCAATCCCGGTTATAAATTCAAGGATGAGTTTGTGGACACCCTTAAACATTCCAAAAAAGGGCTTCTTTCCATGGCAAATTCCGGACCAAAAACCAATGGAAGCCAATTCTTTGTTACCCATAAGCCCACCCCATGGTTGGATGGAAAACATACGGTTTTTGGTGAAGTGATCCAAGGTCTGGAAGTGGTGGATACCATTGCCAATGTAAAAACGATACCCCAGGACAAGCCTGAAGTGGACGTAGTGATGAACAAAGTGGAAATCATCCGTAACGGAAAGGAAGCCCGGAAGTTTGATGCTATCCAAATAATGACCGATTACTTCGCAGAGGAGGAAGAGGCCATTGCGGCCATGAAGAAGATGAAGGAAGATCTTGCCAAGGAATTTGAAAGCCAAATGGCTGAAGCCAAGGAATTGGATAGCGGCCTTAAAGTGTACTCCGTGGTCGAAGGTGATGGCGAGAAACCCAAAATCGGACAAAAGGTCTTGGTAAACTATGCGGGCTATTTTATGGATGGAAATCTTTTTGATAGCAATATTGGGGAAATTGCCCTCAAACACAACCAATACAATCCCGGTAGAAGAGATCAGGGCGGATACGAACCCGTTCCCATGTTGTACAGCCCGGAGGCACGATTGGTACCTGGATTCAGGGAAGGCTTGCAAACCATGAAGGTAGGGGACAAAGTGCGTTTGTTCATCCCACCGCACCTAGGTTATGGTGATAATGATTATGGCCCGATTCCGGGAGGGTCCACACTAGTTTTCGATTTAGAGATTACCGATATCTACCCATAAAAAGTTTGAGGTATCCAGTTGCAGGAAACATCCCAAAAAGGACTATCTTTTTTGGGATGTTTTTTTGAAGATATAATGAAATACTAATGGTCCTAAAAACCAAGCATTGGCTAGCATTATCATTGGTCCCACAAGTCCTGTTGGTGAAGGTCCTGGGAAGCAATCCCGAGTGGGTGGAAACCTATTATTCGGAGGGAATCTACCCTTACATTTCCAGGTTTTTGAGATTCCTGTTCGGTTGGGCCCCTTTTTCGGTAGGTGATCTATTCTATACCCTGCTCACCTTTGCAGCCATCCGCTACCTATACCTTCATGGAAGGACCATTTGGCAACGCCCTAAACGGTTTCTTGTGGATTTAGGAAGTGTTTTGGCGGTAGCTTATTTTATTTTTCACCTCTTTTGGGGGATGAACTATTATCGACTTCCCCTTGAGGAAAAACTGGGAATTGGTCGGGAATACTCCGTTGCGGAATTGGAAACCTTTACCCAGTCGTTGGTAGACCAGAGCAATCACTACCAACTTTTATTGACCAAGGACAGTACCAAGGCGGTACAAATCCCTTATTCAAGACCGGAAATATTCAATGAAGTACTCTCTGGGTTTGATAGCCTTGCCACTGATTACCCCGGTTTTACCTACAAAAGACCCAGCATTAAAAAGTCAATTTACAGTCTGGCCCTAACCTATATGGGCTATGGCGGTTACCTTAATCCCTTCACCAATGAGGCCCAGGTAAATGGCATTATTCCCATTGTGCGATATCCGACGGTAAGTGCCCATGAAATAGGCCATCAAGTGGGCTATTCGTCTGAATCCGATACGAATTTCATTGGTTTTTTAACCTGCTCCAAAGTGTCGGATCCCTACTATAAATATGCGGCCTATTCACATGCCTTGGGGTATTGTTTATCCGACCTTAGGAAAAAGGATCGGGAAAAACTTGATGCGGTTTGGAAAAACCTGAATCCAGGGGTCAAAAAAAACTATGCGGAAATCCGGGATTTTTGGAGAAGGTATGAAAATCCCACCGAACCTGTTTTCAAGGCCATGTTCAACGCCTATCTAAAGGCGAACAACCAGGAAGACGGCA
The sequence above is a segment of the Muricauda sp. SCSIO 64092 genome. Coding sequences within it:
- the mutL gene encoding DNA mismatch repair endonuclease MutL, which encodes MADIIKLLPDHVANQIAAGEVVQRPSSVVKELLENSIDAGAKEIKLIVKDGGKTLIQVVDNGVGMSPTDARLSFERHATSKISSADDLFNLHTKGFRGEALASIAAIAHVDLHTRTENEDVGTLLKIEGSTVVSQEVTATAKGTSIAVKNLFFNIPARRNFLKSDQVELRHIIDEFQRIALVHPDVAFQLFNNGSEYFNLPTENFRQRIVHIFGNKTKERLVPVTEETEVVKISGFICKPQFAKKSRGEQFFFANDRFIKSPYLHHAVVSAFEGLLKNDTYPGYFLKMEVNPRSIDINIHPTKTEVKFDDEHTLYATLRAAVKHSLGQFHVAPVLDFERDANLDTPYSFKNRDAHMPTVTVDANFNPFSNEKSSGSSRAPVGKTNVQGWQELYDVEGNEDSFSQLQMESDATNPEIFESTDEQVESKQISFQLQRKYIVSTVKSGLLVIDQNRAHQRILYERFLTDITVEKGVTQQLLFPVELDFGRKEMGILKELVPNLTRLGFDIAFSDNAKVVINGIPVSMPEHSITTVLDAILASHLEGQGKEHFTHAEWLARTMGKKLAITNGQVLSVESQSALVNDLFACKEPKLSPDQKTIYVIVGVNEIENKF
- a CDS encoding riboflavin synthase subunit beta translates to MRNFLRLRKNREFDYKPRYYKGEGSPYKIEHKLDKFRTTAHHQRGLKNKFSNAFNDLRNEGDRHMRMRFIIILAVLILVFLYIIDFDLSIFFGS
- the ribH gene encoding 6,7-dimethyl-8-ribityllumazine synthase, whose product is MATETKNLSHYDKSNIPNASGLRIGLVVSEWNHGITENLFKGAQDALLDCGVEPKNLIRWNVPGSFELAFGCKKMVATKNVDAVIAIGSVIRGETSHFDYVCTATANGIMDLNVQTEVPVIFCVLTDDTLQQAKDRSGGKHGNKGIEAAIAAIKMANLG
- a CDS encoding tetratricopeptide repeat protein, which gives rise to MATYKKRGYKPKNKAEEAKAEVDSSTTAEVFTTLDQGASKTEAWFSKNQNFILGAIIAVAVGVLGYLAYNQFVVEPRDTNAANEFSYPMQNFNQALTNDEQKDSLLVLALNGSEGKFGFLDIIDEYSGTPTSNLAKYSAGMAYLNLQQYQEAISFLEDFSSDDEVYKSLALGGIGDAFSQLKQPEDALDYYEKAIGAAGENEFTAPKFLYKAGVAALDLGYNDKALEYFNRIKEEFTGAAEANNIDAVIGFAEN
- the recF gene encoding DNA replication/repair protein RecF (All proteins in this family for which functions are known are DNA-binding proteins that assist the filamentation of RecA onto DNA for the initiation of recombination or recombinational repair.), producing the protein MHLKRLSLVNYKSFESKTLEFNPVINCLVGENGVGKTNILDAIYHLSFGKSYFNPVSTQNIKHGTDFFVIEGEFEKEDKNEKIVCSFKKGLKKVIKRNGKAYGRFSNHIGFLPLVIISPADRDLIIEGSDTRRKFIDGVISQSDKDYLQTLIEYNKVLAQRNSLLKYFVANTTFSGDTLSIYNQQLHEKGSIIHRKRQQFLEDFIPIFKEQYQNISEKEEYINLKYDSKLSENTLMELLETALEKDRILQYTSVGIHKDDLDFSIAGHPIKKFGSQGQQKSFLIALKLAQFHFIKAQSKTTPILLMDDIFDKLDERRVSHIVSLVEKEHFGQLFISDTHVDRTEKVVKSIHQDYKIFTL
- a CDS encoding lipocalin family protein, translating into MRTGFFCLAVLFLIGCKKNIEKENLRELNGYWEITEVEFPNGQKKTYTISTTIDFIAFENMSGYRKKVQPKLDGTYQTSDDAERFEISERDDAFYLTYSNGMEQWEEKLISLSENSFSVQNQDKKIYRYTKYKPLNLGPDAKTPK
- a CDS encoding DUF721 domain-containing protein, encoding MPKRQNEHLKLGEALREFIKENKLQKGMDKVDAREAWNRLMGNGVNNYTQSVELKGDTLYVSLTSSVLREELSYGKGKIIDMLNEELGKELIKKLILR
- a CDS encoding nucleoside-diphosphate kinase gives rise to the protein MIGNRTFTMIKPDAVEKGYIGAILEKISGAGFKIVAMKYTQLSRRDAETFYSIHKERPFFGELVDFMTRGPIVAAILEKDNAVEDFRALIGATNPEQAAEGTIRKLYASNVAENAVHGSDSDENASIEGAFHFSGREIF
- a CDS encoding alkaline phosphatase D family protein; protein product: MKKISLITLIPILLIGCKSQEKSITDQVATPKLEDSDSKVLIAFGSCNKHDKQNVFWDDILLANPDVFIWGGDNIYADTEDMAQMERMYQQQKAIPEYAALDEKVHITGTWDDHDYGVNDGGVEFPKKKESQQLFLDFMEVGKDDPRRNRDGVYSAELISKPEGAVKIINLDTRFFRTPLTDNKGEGARYLPNTYGEGTILGAEQWKWLEKELSNSRADFNFIVTSIQFLSNEHGFEKWANHPHEVDKMLDIIKKSGAKGVIFLSGDRHISEFSKMESERLSYPILDFTSSGLTHSYDSYKGEPNPYRVGEAVATTSFGWVEIDLRAKVAHFKIMGENGEVYRELKQPY
- a CDS encoding DHH family phosphoesterase translates to MNSADVAKVWELLSQSNNILIVPHKNPDGDAIGSTLGLLHFLKLLEKTAQVIVPNDYPKFLKWMPGTDGILNFERHNTQAQEYLAKTDLIFTLDFNHLSRTGQMEQFLEASNAKFIMIDHHQQPDDYAVVTYSDVYMSSTCEMVYNTIEAFGESDRITPEIATCLYTGIMTDTGSFKFSSTTSRTHRVVAELIDKGAQNMWIHQQVFDTNSPARLHLLGTALKNLIILNSYRTAYITLSQEELDRHQYGKGDTEGFVNYGLTLENIIFAAIFIENKEEGIIKISFRSVGNFSVNEFARAHFNGGGHTNAAGGRSTSSMEETVQRFETLLREYKNQLLA
- the gldI gene encoding gliding motility-associated peptidyl-prolyl isomerase GldI; protein product: MKRIGFFLLPVVLLLACGEPVPRKPVQVKSGSFFKESVARSKKVLEMETEAIQNLIKKDSSNTYFSSNSGFWYRYEQKKDSAGYLPKTNDIVLLTYSAMSLAGDTIYHMDDIGLVEHAVDKSQLFPGLRNAVKLLHKGERATFLFPSSQAFGYKGDNDGIGPNTPIKLSLTLLEIKKDSSNIK
- a CDS encoding peptidylprolyl isomerase, giving the protein MKKILFGLSALALILTGCKTGKYADLGDGIFADIQTTKGDIIVKLYHEATPVTVANFVSLAEGNSPFVDEKFKDKNYYDGLIFHRVIKDFMLQGGDPEGTGRGNPGYKFKDEFVDTLKHSKKGLLSMANSGPKTNGSQFFVTHKPTPWLDGKHTVFGEVIQGLEVVDTIANVKTIPQDKPEVDVVMNKVEIIRNGKEARKFDAIQIMTDYFAEEEEAIAAMKKMKEDLAKEFESQMAEAKELDSGLKVYSVVEGDGEKPKIGQKVLVNYAGYFMDGNLFDSNIGEIALKHNQYNPGRRDQGGYEPVPMLYSPEARLVPGFREGLQTMKVGDKVRLFIPPHLGYGDNDYGPIPGGSTLVFDLEITDIYP
- a CDS encoding DUF3810 domain-containing protein, whose protein sequence is MVLKTKHWLALSLVPQVLLVKVLGSNPEWVETYYSEGIYPYISRFLRFLFGWAPFSVGDLFYTLLTFAAIRYLYLHGRTIWQRPKRFLVDLGSVLAVAYFIFHLFWGMNYYRLPLEEKLGIGREYSVAELETFTQSLVDQSNHYQLLLTKDSTKAVQIPYSRPEIFNEVLSGFDSLATDYPGFTYKRPSIKKSIYSLALTYMGYGGYLNPFTNEAQVNGIIPIVRYPTVSAHEIGHQVGYSSESDTNFIGFLTCSKVSDPYYKYAAYSHALGYCLSDLRKKDREKLDAVWKNLNPGVKKNYAEIRDFWRRYENPTEPVFKAMFNAYLKANNQEDGIQSYNKVVGLLVNYDKRYGF